The segment AGCCAAAAACAATGTAGAAAGGGGAGAGAGAGACTCTTAAGGCTAGGGGAAGAGGGCATGTGGATGAGTGGGGGACACACCAAAGTCATCAATTAAGCCCTTTGAAATTATTGAGCTTGTGACAggagaggaagaaaaagaaagccaaACAAAGTAATTCTCTCTCTTACTTCACTGCTTATACTTTGGACCTTATGTCCTTAGCTATTACTATGCCCCTCTGCTCAACAGTGTAGTATAAGTCAcaaggaaaaaggaaaaccaaAAGAAGAAGTCATTTACTTCTCATACTGCTTCTGTATTGGGCTTCTTTTTCAAGAAACACACTTCTCtgctttctctcttctctctcaatccaattttttttttttgaagatgcCAAGACCAGGTCCAAGACCTTATGAATGTGTTAGAAAAGCATGGCATAGTGAAAGACACCAACCCATGAGAGGTTCTCTCATCCAAGAAATTTTCAGGTctgagttttttttatttttctctttataaaaatgtttgtaTGTATGTTTATGTGTACTTACAAATTTTTGGCTTCTATTTTGTTTAGAGTTGTAAATGAGATTCATAGCTCAGCAACTAAGAAGAACAAGGAATGGCAAGAAAAGCTCCCTCTTGTTGTCTTGAAATCAGAAGAAATTATGTACTCCAAAGCCAATTCTGAGGTTGgttcatttttctcttcagCTACTCTGAATCTCAGTTGGGTTTGCTCATCCTGTTTTTAACTGCTGAGATTCTGATGGATGATACAAGAAAGGAATTTTTTTGACGCATTTTAGgttccaaattttgaaaaaaatttcccTTTCTTATTTTCTCTGTAAACAACCTAAAAGTCCGATATGTTCTTGGATTTAGTATTGTTGATTTTCAAGCTTAAATTTTGGAACAACACaatcaaatatttcattttgaatgTGTGGTAGGCTGAATATGTGGACCTTAAAACACTCTGGGACAGAACTAATGATGCCATTAACACGATTATTCGACGTGATGAGAATTCTGAAACTGGAGAGCTACTTCCTCCTTGTATTGAAGGTATACTATTTTTCCATTTTCCCCCCCTTACCTTCTAATTTcaaagttgttttcttttttaattttaccgtACATGTATCCCATttctgttgattttttttagtcACTGGTGTATTTTTTCCCTGCTTAATATCAGTTAGAGAGACTACTACCTTGACTTGTAGATCTTATCTGTGTTATTTTGAGCTTTGTTACTTGTGTGTGATTGTTCCTGTTTTTTATGATATTGTTGTGTGTTAGCTGCTCTCAATTTGGGCTGCATGCCAAGGAGAACATCGAGGAGCCAACGGAATAGTCACCCGAGGTGCTACCTCAATTCTGGCACACAAGAGCACACCAGTTTAGAGAACATGACTCAAGGAAATCAGAAAGTTAATCAACTCTACATCCCACATTATTCTACTTGGATGAAACCCACAAGCACAAATTCAGCTCAAAATTTTGCTGTACGAAGCGATGTCATCTCCAGTAAAAAACTTGCCATTGCATCTAATAATGTTCCTCCATCAATCAATAAGCAAAATTTTCCCGGTTTGAATTCGCATGCAGTTTACCCCTTGATAAACATTGAAGAACTACCACATGGttttcaaagttttcataaCTCAACTTCTAACAGTATGGAACCTGCCAAGGCCATTTGCGTTCAGAACTCTTCAGTTAAGAGTGCTCAACCATGTATTAATATCAGCGATGCTCCTGAAAACCCACATGACATTGGGTGTGATCTATCGCTTAGGTTGGGACCACTGTCTGTTCCTTCGCCTACTGTTGAGAAATTTCAGCTACAACAGGTTAAAGATGTTGTTTCTGGTTCTATAGAGGGAAAAGAAATTAGTGA is part of the Mangifera indica cultivar Alphonso chromosome 13, CATAS_Mindica_2.1, whole genome shotgun sequence genome and harbors:
- the LOC123195183 gene encoding uncharacterized protein LOC123195183, producing the protein MPRPGPRPYECVRKAWHSERHQPMRGSLIQEIFRVVNEIHSSATKKNKEWQEKLPLVVLKSEEIMYSKANSEAEYVDLKTLWDRTNDAINTIIRRDENSETGELLPPCIEAALNLGCMPRRTSRSQRNSHPRCYLNSGTQEHTSLENMTQGNQKVNQLYIPHYSTWMKPTSTNSAQNFAVRSDVISSKKLAIASNNVPPSINKQNFPGLNSHAVYPLINIEELPHGFQSFHNSTSNSMEPAKAICVQNSSVKSAQPCINISDAPENPHDIGCDLSLRLGPLSVPSPTVEKFQLQQVKDVVSGSIEGKEISDWTPLLCKQLIFCSKGNVDGPLDMCSSQWSDEGNVDTRVRKRKAVSIHPLEDQHFWHSKLPYNQITGGMKGAGL